The DNA segment CCGTCGTGCGGTTGAAGCAGCGCAGCAGGGTGGACTTCCCCGAGCCGCTCTCCCCCACCAGCGCGACGCACTCCCCCCGCGCGACCCGGAGCGACACCCCGTCCAGCGCCGCCACGGGGCCGTAGCGCTTCACCACGCCCTCCGCCTTGAGGGCCGCCTCGTCCGGACCGGACATGTCGGGAGCAGTCGGGGTGGGGTTCTACAAAGTGTGTACGGCGGGCCTGCTTCTTGCCCCCGCGGGACGGCGGCGTGGCGCGAGCGCCCGCCCCGCCCTAGCTTAACCGGCACACCTCCGCTCCCGCAAAGCGCGCACTCCCGGCACATGATCCAGGACAGCATCGTCTCCCCCGCGGCGGAGCAGGCCGCCGCCCGCGAGCGCATGGTCGAGGAGCTCCGGGACGGACTGTCGCGCCCGCAGAAGGAGCTGCCGCCCAAGTACTTCTACGACGTGCGCGGCTCGGAGCTGTTCGAGGAGATCACCCGGCTTCCCGAGTACTACCCCACGCGCACCGAACGCGCGCTGCTGGAGCGGTGGATGCCGGAGTGGGAGGGGGCGCTGCGTCCCCGGGCGCTGGTGGAGCTGGGCGCGGGGAGCGCAGCCAAGACGCGGGTGGTGCTGGACGCCATGATCGCCACAGGCGGCGGCGGGACGTACGTGCCGGTGGACGTGAGCGCCGACTTCCTGGCGGAGACGGCCGCGGCGCTCCGCGACGAGTACCCGTCGCTGGAGGTGGTTCCCGCCGTGGCCGACCTCTCCGGAGAGACGGAGCTCCCGGGCGGGCTCCCGGAGCCCACCCTCTTCGCCTTCCTGGGGAGCACCATCGGCAACTTCACCCCGGAGGAGGCGGTCGCGCTGCTCCGGCAGGTGCGGCGGGCGATGCGGCCGGACGACCGCTTCCTGCTGGGGGTGGACCTGCGCAAGGACCCGGCGCGGATCGAGGCCGCATACAACGACGCGCAGGGCGTCACCGCCGAGTTCAACCGCAACATGCTCCGCGTCCTGAACCACGAAGCGGGGGCGGACTTCGATCCGGAGGCCTTCGAGCACCGCGCCTTCTACGACCGCGGGGAGCACCGCATCGAGATGCACCTGGTCGCCACCGCGCCGCAGACGGTGCACGTCCCCGGCGTGGGCGAGGTGCGCTTCGCCGCGGGCGAGTCGATCCGCACCGAGATCAGCTGCAAGCACGACCGCGCGAGCGTGGACGCGATGTTCGCGGCCGCCGGGCTGGCCGTGGAGCGCTGGGAGACCGATCTCGAGGGGCTCTACGCCTTGGTGCTCGGCGCCCCGGCTCCGTAGCTCCGGGCGGCGGTCAGCCGGGTGGGAGCTGCCCGCGCCGGATCTGGCGGGCGCCCGCGGCCACCCCGGCGCCCACCCCCACGCCGAACAGCACCGCCGTCCCGGCACCCACCAGGGGGAGGAGCGCCACCGCGGGGACCGCCGCCGCCGTCGCCGCCGCCCCCGCGAGCAGGGGGGCGCTCCCGCGCTGCACGGCGTCCACGAAGCGGAGCCTGCGGCGCACGAACGCCCGCGACTGGAAGTAGCCGCCCGCGGTGGCCGCGGCAGTCGCTGCTAGACCGATCAGCTCGAGCATCTCCGTAGTCCTTTTTTTCGAGGGGTGTCACCGCCTGCCCGCCCTACGGGCACCGCCGCGCCCCGGTTTCACCGCCCGCGCCGGATCGGTCCTCGCCCGCGGGGAAAGATCCTTAGGGGCCGGCACGGGACATTCCGTAAGACAGGCGAACATCGCTGCACCATCCGGGGATCGTTCACGGGAGACGGCATGGGCGAGATCGACGGGCTGACGGACCTACAGCTGGGGGTGGTCCGGGTGCTGTGGGAGGCGGGGGAGGCCACGGCGGCGGAGGTGCGCTGCGCGCTCGCGCCGGAGCGGCGGCTCGCCCCCACCACGGTGGCGACGCTCCTCGCGCGCCTGGAGCGGAAGGGGCTGGTGGCGCACCGGGCCGAGGGGCGGCAGTACGTCTTCCGCGCCGCGGTCTCCG comes from the Longimicrobiaceae bacterium genome and includes:
- the egtD gene encoding L-histidine N(alpha)-methyltransferase — encoded protein: MIQDSIVSPAAEQAAARERMVEELRDGLSRPQKELPPKYFYDVRGSELFEEITRLPEYYPTRTERALLERWMPEWEGALRPRALVELGAGSAAKTRVVLDAMIATGGGGTYVPVDVSADFLAETAAALRDEYPSLEVVPAVADLSGETELPGGLPEPTLFAFLGSTIGNFTPEEAVALLRQVRRAMRPDDRFLLGVDLRKDPARIEAAYNDAQGVTAEFNRNMLRVLNHEAGADFDPEAFEHRAFYDRGEHRIEMHLVATAPQTVHVPGVGEVRFAAGESIRTEISCKHDRASVDAMFAAAGLAVERWETDLEGLYALVLGAPAP
- a CDS encoding BlaI/MecI/CopY family transcriptional regulator codes for the protein MGEIDGLTDLQLGVVRVLWEAGEATAAEVRCALAPERRLAPTTVATLLARLERKGLVAHRAEGRQYVFRAAVSEAEVRRASVEGVVRRFFGGDPEALARYLSDGGGAAGEGRSGEG